A section of the Paenibacillus yonginensis genome encodes:
- the mtrB gene encoding trp RNA-binding attenuation protein MtrB, whose amino-acid sequence MEQTGQTGGAGEPNSAGGDYFVVKAKEQGVQVIGLTRGKDTRFHHTEKLDKGEVLIAQFTDHTSAVKVRGKAVIMTKLGVIDTEE is encoded by the coding sequence ATGGAGCAGACTGGACAAACAGGCGGAGCGGGCGAGCCAAACAGCGCAGGCGGCGATTATTTTGTCGTCAAAGCCAAAGAGCAAGGGGTTCAGGTGATCGGGCTTACACGCGGCAAGGATACCCGCTTTCATCATACGGAGAAGCTGGATAAAGGCGAGGTGCTTATCGCCCAGTTTACGGATCATACCTCGGCTGTTAAAGTACGGGGCAAAGCGGTCATTATGACCAAATTAGGTGTAATTGATACGGAAGAAT
- a CDS encoding HU family DNA-binding protein: MNKSELITQVAESTELSKKDVTKAVDAVFEAISEALQNGDKVQLVGFGNFEVRERSARKGRNPQTGEEIEIPASKIPAFKPGKALKDGIK; encoded by the coding sequence ATGAATAAGTCTGAACTGATTACTCAAGTGGCTGAAAGCACTGAGCTGTCCAAGAAAGACGTAACGAAAGCAGTTGACGCTGTATTCGAAGCGATTTCCGAAGCTCTGCAAAACGGAGACAAAGTGCAATTGGTTGGATTCGGAAACTTCGAGGTTCGCGAACGTTCTGCCCGTAAAGGCCGCAACCCGCAAACTGGCGAAGAAATCGAAATCCCTGCCAGCAAAATCCCTGCTTTCAAACCAGGCAAAGCGCTTAAAGACGGAATTAAATAA
- the spoIVA gene encoding stage IV sporulation protein A codes for MEKVDIFKDIAERTGGDIYLGVVGAVRTGKSTFIKRFMETVVLPNIASEADRVRAVDELPQSAAGKTIMTTEPKFVPNNAVQIKVDEGLEVNVRLVDCVGYAVDGAKGYEDENGPRMISTPWFEEPIPFQEAAEIGTRKVIQEHSTLGVVITTDGTVADIPRSSYVESEERVVEELKEVGKPFVLVINSTKPRSEEALQLRSELQAKYDIPVITLSAATMTEEDVTGVLREVLYEFPVHEVNVNLPSWVMVLNENHWLRSNYESSVRESVKDIRRLRDVDRVVNSFLEYDFIDRAGLSGLNMGQGVAEIDLYAPDDLYDSILTEVVGVEIRGKDHLLQLMQEFTHAKREYDRFAEALEMVKTTGYGIAAPTLAEMALDEPELIRQGSKFGVRLKATAPSIHMIRVDVESEFAPIIGTEKQSEELVRYLMQDFENDPIKIWESDIFGRSLHSIVREGIQGKIALMPDNARYKLQETLGRIINEGSGGLIAIIL; via the coding sequence TTGGAGAAAGTGGACATTTTTAAGGACATTGCCGAACGTACCGGAGGAGATATTTATTTGGGAGTTGTCGGGGCAGTCCGTACAGGCAAATCAACTTTTATCAAAAGATTTATGGAAACTGTTGTGCTGCCGAATATCGCCAGCGAAGCCGACCGGGTCCGGGCGGTCGATGAGCTTCCGCAGAGCGCAGCAGGCAAAACGATCATGACCACCGAACCTAAATTTGTGCCTAATAATGCGGTGCAGATCAAGGTAGACGAAGGTCTTGAGGTGAATGTGCGCCTGGTAGACTGCGTGGGTTATGCGGTTGACGGGGCTAAAGGGTATGAGGATGAAAATGGTCCTCGGATGATCTCAACGCCATGGTTCGAGGAGCCGATTCCGTTCCAGGAAGCGGCCGAGATCGGAACACGTAAAGTGATCCAGGAACACTCGACTTTAGGGGTTGTGATCACAACAGATGGCACGGTTGCCGATATTCCCCGTTCTTCTTATGTGGAATCCGAGGAGCGTGTCGTTGAGGAATTGAAAGAGGTTGGCAAACCTTTTGTGCTTGTAATCAACTCCACCAAACCGCGCAGCGAGGAAGCTCTTCAGCTTCGCAGCGAGCTACAAGCCAAATATGACATTCCGGTTATTACGCTTAGCGCGGCTACGATGACGGAAGAAGACGTTACCGGTGTGCTCCGGGAAGTGCTTTATGAGTTCCCGGTTCATGAAGTCAACGTCAATCTGCCTAGCTGGGTTATGGTGCTGAACGAAAATCACTGGCTGCGCAGCAATTATGAATCCTCCGTCCGTGAAAGCGTTAAAGATATCCGCAGATTGCGTGATGTCGACCGTGTGGTCAACAGCTTCCTCGAATATGACTTCATTGACCGCGCGGGCTTAAGCGGACTGAATATGGGGCAAGGAGTAGCGGAAATTGATCTATACGCGCCGGATGATTTGTACGACAGCATCCTTACGGAAGTGGTCGGGGTCGAAATTCGTGGCAAAGATCATCTACTGCAGCTGATGCAGGAGTTTACGCATGCCAAGCGGGAGTATGACCGTTTTGCGGAAGCGCTGGAAATGGTTAAAACGACCGGCTACGGCATCGCCGCGCCGACGCTTGCCGAGATGGCACTGGATGAACCGGAGCTGATTCGTCAGGGCTCCAAGTTTGGGGTAAGACTGAAGGCGACTGCGCCGTCCATCCATATGATCCGGGTGGATGTGGAGTCTGAATTTGCGCCGATTATCGGTACGGAGAAGCAAAGTGAGGAATTGGTCCGCTATCTGATGCAGGACTTCGAGAATGACCCGATCAAAATTTGGGAATCCGACATTTTTGGCCGCTCGCTTCATTCCATTGTGCGCGAAGGCATCCAGGGCAAGATTGCGCTTATGCCTGACAACGCCCGCTACAAGCTGCAGGAAACGCTTGGCCGCATCATCAACGAAGGCTCCGGCGGTCTGATCGCCATCATTCTGTAA
- a CDS encoding 2Fe-2S iron-sulfur cluster-binding protein: METTITFKPAGKTFKVRPGTTVLLAAQQNRIHIPTRCSGMASCLMCKIQVEAEHAAALSAATQAERRKLGPLLQKGIRLACQAKIDGQAVVSLPEDRLKTVVRKLLEAQQNEDDSLW, encoded by the coding sequence TTGGAAACAACGATCACGTTTAAACCAGCCGGCAAGACGTTTAAAGTTCGACCAGGCACAACCGTGCTGCTTGCCGCTCAGCAGAATCGCATCCATATTCCTACCCGCTGCAGCGGGATGGCCAGCTGCCTGATGTGCAAGATTCAGGTTGAGGCTGAGCATGCGGCAGCCTTGTCTGCAGCTACGCAGGCTGAAAGGCGGAAGCTGGGCCCTTTATTGCAGAAAGGGATTAGGCTTGCCTGCCAGGCCAAAATTGACGGACAGGCGGTTGTGAGCCTTCCGGAGGATCGGTTAAAGACAGTGGTCAGAAAGCTGCTTGAAGCCCAGCAGAACGAGGATGACTCGTTATGGTAG
- a CDS encoding stage VI sporulation protein F — translation MSKNISKDALNLINKKAGKNITEGAVKKLASTVKPSTLQNEAQLRQLIKSVSAMAKVPVSESTVSEIVAAVKKSGMNPQNMESLMKLMMKK, via the coding sequence ATGAGCAAAAACATTTCCAAGGATGCCTTGAATCTGATTAACAAAAAGGCGGGAAAAAATATTACAGAAGGTGCCGTCAAGAAATTGGCCAGCACGGTCAAGCCTTCGACACTGCAAAATGAAGCGCAGCTCCGCCAATTGATCAAATCCGTATCTGCCATGGCCAAAGTGCCGGTGTCGGAATCGACCGTTTCGGAGATTGTGGCCGCCGTCAAGAAAAGCGGCATGAACCCGCAGAATATGGAATCTTTGATGAAACTGATGATGAAAAAATAA
- a CDS encoding NAD(P)H-dependent glycerol-3-phosphate dehydrogenase, with protein sequence MFQKAAVLVAGSWGTALASVLADKGIQVSLWTRNSGQAEEINRDHQNRYLPGVTLSSNIIATTDMEEAVKGAEAIVIVSPSSAARQVSKELSKHWRPEQLVIHAVKGFETETLKRMSTVISEELGCEEGRIVVLSGPSHAEEVVKQCPTTVVVASLEEQEAQRAQDLFMNTYFRVYTNRDQVGVELAGALKNIIALGAGMSDGLGYGDNAKAALLTRGLAEITRVGAQMGANPLTFAGLAGVGDLVVTATSQHSRNWRAGSMLGQGMTLDEVLKKMDMVVEGIRTTQAAHEIAEKYKVQMPIASQLYNVLFKGLDARTAVEALMGRDKKTEMEVMSLETWEQWHT encoded by the coding sequence TTGTTTCAGAAAGCGGCGGTTTTAGTTGCGGGAAGCTGGGGAACAGCCTTAGCTTCCGTACTGGCCGATAAAGGCATACAGGTTTCGTTGTGGACCCGGAATAGCGGGCAGGCGGAGGAGATCAACCGGGATCATCAGAACCGCTACCTGCCGGGTGTAACGTTGTCTTCCAATATTATTGCTACAACCGATATGGAGGAGGCGGTGAAAGGCGCTGAAGCCATCGTAATCGTCTCTCCTTCATCGGCTGCCCGCCAGGTGTCGAAGGAACTAAGCAAGCATTGGAGACCGGAGCAGCTGGTGATCCATGCTGTAAAAGGTTTTGAAACGGAAACGTTAAAAAGAATGTCTACCGTGATTTCCGAGGAGCTGGGCTGCGAGGAAGGGCGGATTGTTGTCTTGTCCGGACCCAGCCATGCCGAGGAAGTCGTCAAGCAATGCCCGACTACTGTGGTTGTGGCTTCTTTGGAAGAACAGGAGGCGCAGCGCGCTCAGGATCTGTTTATGAACACTTATTTCCGTGTCTATACGAACCGGGATCAGGTTGGCGTTGAGCTCGCCGGTGCGTTAAAAAATATCATTGCCCTTGGCGCCGGAATGTCTGATGGCCTGGGTTATGGAGATAACGCCAAAGCAGCGCTGCTGACTCGCGGTTTGGCCGAGATTACCCGGGTAGGCGCGCAAATGGGCGCCAATCCGCTTACTTTTGCCGGTCTTGCAGGGGTGGGGGATTTGGTGGTCACTGCAACGAGCCAGCACAGCCGCAATTGGCGGGCCGGTTCGATGCTCGGGCAGGGGATGACGCTGGATGAAGTGCTCAAGAAGATGGATATGGTTGTAGAAGGTATAAGAACGACTCAGGCGGCACACGAAATCGCTGAGAAATATAAAGTCCAGATGCCGATCGCAAGCCAGCTGTATAATGTTCTTTTTAAAGGACTGGATGCCCGGACTGCGGTGGAAGCGTTGATGGGGCGAGATAAAAAGACGGAAATGGAAGTCATGTCCCTGGAAACGTGGGAGCAGTGGCATACCTAA